The Terriglobia bacterium DNA segment CGACAGTGTTGTGATGAGTACATGGAATACCCTTTCGGGCATCTTTTCTTCATCTCGCCTCCTTTCAGTCTCACTGCGACTTGTCGCAAAAGGCCTTTCGGCATGACTGATCGGAAGCGCAAATCAAAGTACAGGAACTGACAGCGGACCAAAAGCGCAGTTATCACTGTGTTGTGTGATAACCAACAAACAGAATTCATTGTACAGTCACTCTTATAGTCTGTAGACTCATAGCCATCAGCAACCTAGTCTTCAGCCGTGACTGCGAGAAATACGTTTGACCCGCGAGTGGCGTTTGGCATCGCTGTCCGGAAGATTCGGACGGAGCGAGGGATTTCACAGGAAAGACTTGCTGAACTCGCTGATATCCACCGTACCTATATAGGCGATGTTGAGAGGGGTACGAGGAATGTTGCCCTTGTGAATATGTGCAAGATCGCAGCTGCATTGGACATTCGTTTGAGTGTCTTGATGCACGAAGCTGAAAAGTTGAGATAACTGTTCAGCGTATGCGGCGAAGGTAAGTGGTTGCATAAAAGGGGGCAGTTGTTCATGGACAGACTTAAGGAAAAAAAAGAACAGTTGTTGGAACTTGCGGAGGTACTAAACAAGTTCGCGTCGGAGGCGGTTCAACTTCGGGTACTCGAACTCGTTTTCGCTGAAGAAAACACCAGCCACGAGGAACCGCGTAGGGGCAGTTTGTCAGTAACGAAAAGGCCCCACAGAATAGTTCGGAGAAAACAGGAATCACAGCCGGACACTGAAGGTAAGAAGTGGACAGAGAAGAAAAAAAGAGGAACCGGATCGGGGGCTCCCGCGACGTTAACACAACTCGTGGAAGGCACCTTCTTTGACAGTCCACGCACTATTAACGACATCATCGAGTATTCGAAGCACAACTTGGCACGTACCTTCAAAGCTAACGAATTTTCCGGAAAGCTAGCGCGTTTGGTGCGTAACGGTGCGTTGACGCGAGAGAAGAACGCCGAGAACCAATATGAGTACAAAAAAACATAACTCGGCTCTAGGAACTGCACTTGCAACCGTTCCGGCGAATTTTCGGCAGCGACTGATTACGACCTATTTAGACCTGAAAAAGAACTCTGTAGAGTCCAGATACGATGCGGCCGGACTTGCTGCCGGAAAATTTTGTGAAATCGTATTGAGATTTTTACAACAAAAAATACTCGGAACTTTTACTCCTTTCGGCACAAAGATCAATAACTTCGCAGATGAATGCCAAAGGTTGACATCTGCTCCTGCGACCCAAGGCAACGAGTCAGACCGAGTGGTAATACCACGTGCCCTAGTTTTCTTGTACACGATGAGGAATAAGAGAGGTGTTGGTCACGTCGGCGGCGACGTCGATGCTAATGAAATTGACACCGTCACAATGGCCAGGACCGCGGACTGGATTCTCTGCGAACTGATCAGGATCAATCACGGTCTTTCATTAGAGGAAGCACAAGACATTGTGGACGGCATTTCACTTCGTCAACTGCCGACCATCTGGGAGATTGGTGGTAAGAGACGCGTAATAAAAGATGGACTGAAAGCTCGCGAGGAGGCGCTACTACTCCTCTACTCAACTCAGAACTCGTCAGTTCTCTTTGAAGACTTGAAAGACTGGGTAGAGTATTCGAACGAAAGCAGGTTCAGAGCACTTTTACGGGGCCTACACAAAGAGAGACTGATCGAATTCAGCGAGGAGGACGACTCGGTTGTCTTATCCCCAAAAGGTGCGAAGTATGTAGAAGATAACCTGCTGTAGCGGCCGTCCGACATACGCAATTCCATGGCTTGACGACTATAAGTGGACATGCTATAAGTGTCAGACATGAACCGCGAGTTACACAAGCACGCAGTGCCGGATTGCTACTGGAATGCATTGCCAAATCGCCGCCTCTTCAGAAGGCTGTTTGCGATTTGGGAAGAACTGCCGCTCAAGCGTAAACAAGACCTGCTTGCAATAGGGCGGGTCCTTGCGACTCAGGAGAGGGCGCAGAGACAGACAAAGCATGTAATTACCAAGCAGAGGGTCCAGTGAATCGTAGATGGCGGAGGGTGTTGCGCGATTGGAATCAACCGTTTATATTGAGGAAGGTAAGTCGAGAGGCCCGTTGGGGCGCCTTACTGCTTGTTTCTCTAAGTATCTTAAAACAAAGCATTTAGGGCGGTTAGCTCAGCTGGTTAGAGCGCCTGCCTTACAAGCAGGAGGTCGCAGGTTCGAGTCCTGCACTGCCCACCATTCGCTCTCCACGTGGGACAACGGCGAGAGTTGTTGCCGCAAGTCGTGCGCCTTGGCCGGCCACGCACCGCAGAGATGCGGGGACGTAGTTCAGTTGGTTAGAACGCTGCCCTGTCACGGCAGAGGTCGCGAGTTCGAGTCTCGTCGTCCCCGCCATATTCCTTCAGAAGATCCTGGCTTGCCTGGAAATGCGCTGTCACAGAGTCATTGTGTGGCAGTCTCTTGATGACGTCGGAGCCATACTTAGGGCGCCGGAATATTTGCACGTTTCCGCTCAGTATCGAGTGTTCGACATCACTGAAACTCTGCCCGCGATCTGCTAATAAGACCTTCGGAGAACGTGTAGCTCTCCCCTCCCCGGTTCTCATGGAGGTCGGCATGGCGAATGGGTCGACCATTACCCCCGGCGTCTTCATCGATGACATGATTCCGCGATTTCCTTGCCAGGTCAGCAGACGAGCCTTCTTGCAATTGGGCGGGGCGTGTCTCTGTTTCACTGCTGCGCACGCCATGGCTCGTCCGGCATTTGGCGGTGACGAATCGCGATACCGGAAAGAAGCGAGCTACTACTCCAAGTTGCCCGACAGAATGGTGCAATGCAGGTTGTGTCCGAGAGAATGCGTCGTTCCTCCCGGAGAGCGCGGGTTCTGCCGCGTTCGCGAAAACCGCGCAGGAATTTACTACACCCTGGTGTACTCGCGAGTTGTAGCCCAGCACATCGACCCGATCGAGAAGAAACCGTTCTTCCATTTCCTGCCCGGAACGGTGGCGTACTCGGTTGCGAGCGGTGGATGCAATGTGAACTGCAAGTTCTGCCAGAACTGGCAAATTTCACAGGCGCGCCCAGAGGACCTGCGTGAAGAATACTTGCCCGTCCGGGACATCGCGGTGCAGGCACGCGGCAACCATTGTTCCACTATCGCATATACCTACAGCGAGCCGACTGTCTTTTATGAGTACGTGATGGACGCCGCCGAGACCGGGCATCGCGAAGGCGTGCGCAGCGTGATCGTGAGCAACGGCTTCATTCAGCAGGAGCCTTTGCGGGGGCTCTGCGACCGTTTGGATGCAATCAAAATCGATCTGAAATCGTATTCCGAGAGGTATTACCGCGACGTTGTACGCGGCGAATTGAAA contains these protein-coding regions:
- a CDS encoding helix-turn-helix transcriptional regulator, yielding MAFGIAVRKIRTERGISQERLAELADIHRTYIGDVERGTRNVALVNMCKIAAALDIRLSVLMHEAEKLR
- the amrS gene encoding AmmeMemoRadiSam system radical SAM enzyme translates to MANGSTITPGVFIDDMIPRFPCQVSRRAFLQLGGACLCFTAAHAMARPAFGGDESRYRKEASYYSKLPDRMVQCRLCPRECVVPPGERGFCRVRENRAGIYYTLVYSRVVAQHIDPIEKKPFFHFLPGTVAYSVASGGCNVNCKFCQNWQISQARPEDLREEYLPVRDIAVQARGNHCSTIAYTYSEPTVFYEYVMDAAETGHREGVRSVIVSNGFIQQEPLRGLCDRLDAIKIDLKSYSERYYRDVVRGELKPVLETIATARRRAKWLEIVYLVVPTLNDSDAEFRNMARWMKSEIGIDVPVHFTRFYPLYLLKNLPPTPVPTLERAKAIADAEGLQFVYIGNVPGHKAENTYCPKCHELLIERAGYRISHIKLEKGKCKKCGHAIPGVWA